A stretch of Miscanthus floridulus cultivar M001 chromosome 13, ASM1932011v1, whole genome shotgun sequence DNA encodes these proteins:
- the LOC136501279 gene encoding uncharacterized protein isoform X3, translated as MRSRPATARMAAGPTPSAAAASFRPPIPPPPPCFDYRAAVLADTRAAAAGNPALAGLVESGALVRIPRRRFGPVPAWRPPDFVEPDEVWILGTSHLSPDSVADVERVLRAVQPDNVVVELCRSRAGIMYVSTDSSDEPLLKSNMFSLGGSKFFGAVNRSINLGGQSALALRLLLAVFSSKISSSANRPFGEEFRAARRVSEDIGAQLVLGDRPIEITLERAWKSLTWDQKTKLLISLFRGITSTTDTPQDEKTAVSPYELYEKLSTSYPALSQSLIHERDMFLAWSLKRSKAVNKSKTVVGVVGKGHINGIVYALISDQGDLRFRDLVGRASSDTWVSSLIKGLVRDTIIGLVLWALYEQLQGVL; from the exons ATGCGCAGCCGACCGGCCACGGCCAGGATGGCAGCGGGGCCCACCCCATCCGCCGCGGCGGCGTCGTTCCGGCCGCcgatcccgccgccgccgccgtgctttGACTACCGGGCGGCCGTGCTCGCCGacacgcgcgccgccgccgcggggaaCCCAGCGCTGGCGGGGCTGGTCGAGTCCGGCGCGCTCGTGCGGATCCCGCGGCGGCGGTTCGGACCGGTCCCGGCGTGGCGCCCGCCGGACTTCGTGGAGCCCGACGAGGTGTGGATCCTCGGCACCTCGCACCTCTCCCCGGACTCCGTCGCCGACGTCGAGCGCGTCCTCCGCGCCGTCCAACCCGACAACGTCGTCGTCGAGCTCTGCCGGAGCAG AGCTGGAATCATGTACGTGTCCACTGATTCTTCCGACGAGCCGCTTTTGAAGTCCAACATGTTCTCTCTTGGTGGCTCCAAGTTCTTCGGTGCAGTCAACAGAAGCATCAACCTGG GTGGTCAGAGCGCCCTTGCTCTGCGTCTGCTCCTCGctgttttttcttctaaaatttCTTCCAGTGCGAACCGGCCGTTTGGAGAAGAG TTCCGGGCAGCTAGGAGGGTGTCTGAAGACATTGGAGCTCAGCTTGTTCTTGGCGATCGCCCGATTGAAATAACT CTTGAACGAGCATGGAAATCCCTTACCTGGGATCAAAAGACAAAGCTACTCATCTCACTGTTCCGCGGAATTACGTCGACAACTGACACGCCA CAGGATGAAAAAACTGCCGTCAGCCCATATGAGTTGTATGAGAAACTTAGCACATCTTATCCTGCACTCTCGCAGTCTCTAATACATGAACGCGACATG TTCCTTGCATGGTCGCTGAAGAGGAGCAAGGCTGTGAACAAGAGCAAAACTGTTGTTGGAGTTGTAGGGAAGGGGCACATTAATGGCATTGTGTACGCGCTGATCTCTGATCAAGGGGATTTGAGATTCCGAGACCTGGTTGGTAGAGCATCATCTGATACATGGGTTAGCTCACTCATCAAGGGCCTGGTGAGGGACACTATAATAGGATTGGTCCTTTGGGCTTTGTATGAACAGCTGCAGGGTGTGCTATAG
- the LOC136501279 gene encoding uncharacterized protein isoform X2 has product MRSRPATARMAAGPTPSAAAASFRPPIPPPPPCFDYRAAVLADTRAAAAGNPALAGLVESGALVRIPRRRFGPVPAWRPPDFVEPDEVWILGTSHLSPDSVADVERVLRAVQPDNVVVELCRSRAGIMYVSTDSSDEPLLKSNMFSLGGSKFFGAVNRSINLGGQSALALRLLLAVFSSKISSSANRPFGEEFRAARRVSEDIGAQLVLGDRPIEITLERAWKSLTWDQKTKLLISLFRGITSTTDTPDEKTAVSPYELYEKLSTSYPALSQSLIHERDMFLAWSLKRSKAVNKSKTVVGVVGKGHINGIVYALISDQGDLRFRDLVGRASSDTWVSSLIKGLDTGKYAWRKPIDFEKILMEFPLKPE; this is encoded by the exons ATGCGCAGCCGACCGGCCACGGCCAGGATGGCAGCGGGGCCCACCCCATCCGCCGCGGCGGCGTCGTTCCGGCCGCcgatcccgccgccgccgccgtgctttGACTACCGGGCGGCCGTGCTCGCCGacacgcgcgccgccgccgcggggaaCCCAGCGCTGGCGGGGCTGGTCGAGTCCGGCGCGCTCGTGCGGATCCCGCGGCGGCGGTTCGGACCGGTCCCGGCGTGGCGCCCGCCGGACTTCGTGGAGCCCGACGAGGTGTGGATCCTCGGCACCTCGCACCTCTCCCCGGACTCCGTCGCCGACGTCGAGCGCGTCCTCCGCGCCGTCCAACCCGACAACGTCGTCGTCGAGCTCTGCCGGAGCAG AGCTGGAATCATGTACGTGTCCACTGATTCTTCCGACGAGCCGCTTTTGAAGTCCAACATGTTCTCTCTTGGTGGCTCCAAGTTCTTCGGTGCAGTCAACAGAAGCATCAACCTGG GTGGTCAGAGCGCCCTTGCTCTGCGTCTGCTCCTCGctgttttttcttctaaaatttCTTCCAGTGCGAACCGGCCGTTTGGAGAAGAG TTCCGGGCAGCTAGGAGGGTGTCTGAAGACATTGGAGCTCAGCTTGTTCTTGGCGATCGCCCGATTGAAATAACT CTTGAACGAGCATGGAAATCCCTTACCTGGGATCAAAAGACAAAGCTACTCATCTCACTGTTCCGCGGAATTACGTCGACAACTGACACGCCA GATGAAAAAACTGCCGTCAGCCCATATGAGTTGTATGAGAAACTTAGCACATCTTATCCTGCACTCTCGCAGTCTCTAATACATGAACGCGACATG TTCCTTGCATGGTCGCTGAAGAGGAGCAAGGCTGTGAACAAGAGCAAAACTGTTGTTGGAGTTGTAGGGAAGGGGCACATTAATGGCATTGTGTACGCGCTGATCTCTGATCAAGGGGATTTGAGATTCCGAGACCTGGTTGGTAGAGCATCATCTGATACATGGGTTAGCTCACTCATCAAGGGCCTG GACactggtaaatatgcttggagaAAACCAATAGATTTTGAGAAAATTCTGATGGAATTTCCTCTGAAACCTGAATGA
- the LOC136500078 gene encoding dehydration-responsive element-binding protein 1J-like has translation MAVSRWQVPWYPPLQQPAVQACACARYRRQLAVIRSWQSGTPRPVLETGGDRDGVGWPTVRAFEAAKQSAAAAKSTFPSPRSGDSAARQPSPAPGFVRLGSTTEPPAPAASSPSSKRPAGRTKFQETRHPVFRGVRRRGRAGRWVCEVRVPGSRGDRLWVGTFDTPEAAARAHDAAMLALCGDAACLNFADSAWLLHVPRPGDPSAGLPDVQRAATEAVAGFMQRQRGGDAPNAASQANAATAAAGVDHADDAPPAMDSGGGGMLELDVFGGMDDAGSYYASLAQGLLIDPPPPAVDCPEEDEDCGAGEMELWS, from the exons ATGGCGGTATCCCGGTGGCAGGTGCCTTGGTATCCGCCGCTGCAGCAGCCTGCAGTGCAGGCGTGTGCGTGTGCCCGATATCGTCGTCAGCTCGCCGTAATCCGATCCTGGCAGTCTGGCACACCACGGCCGGTCCTGGAAACCGGGGGAGACCGCGACGGCGTTGGCTGGCCGACCGTCCGCGCATTCGAAGCGGCTAAGCAATCGGCCGCGGCGGCGAAGTCGACGTTCCCCAGTCCCCGCTCGGGGGACTCGGCGGCGCGGCAACCCAGCCCAGCACCTGGGTTCGTGCGGCT GGGCAGCACCACCGAGCCCCCGGCGCCGGCGGCATCATCGCCTTCTTCGAAGCGGCCGGCGGGGCGGACCAAGTTCCAGGAGACGCGGCACCCGGTGTTCCGCGGGGTGCGGCGGCGCGGCCGGGCCGGGCGGTGGGTGTGTGAGGTGCGCGTGCCGGGCAGCCGCGGGGACCGCCTCTGGGTGGGCACGTTCGACACCCCCGAGGCCGCCGCGCGCGCGCACGACGCCGCCATGCTCGCGCTCTGCGGCGACGCCGCATGCCTCAACTTCGCCGACTCCGCATGGCTGCTCCACGTCCCGCGCCCCGGCGACCCCTCCGCGGGCCTCCCCGACGTCCAGCGCGCCGCCACCGAGGCCGTCGCGGGCTTCATGCAGCGCCAGCGCGGCGGGGACGCGCCCAACGCCGCCTCGCAGGCCAATGCCgctacggcggcggcgggcgtggaCCACGCCGACGACGCGCCGCCGGCGATggacagtggcggcggcggcatgctCGAGCTGGATGTGTTCGGCGGCATGGACGACGCCGGCTCCTACTACGCCAGCCTGGCACAGGGGCTGCTCATCgacccgccgccgcccgccgtggACTGCCCCGAGGAGGATGAAGATTGCGGCGCCGGCGAGATGGAGCTGTGGAGCTAG
- the LOC136501279 gene encoding uncharacterized protein isoform X1: MRSRPATARMAAGPTPSAAAASFRPPIPPPPPCFDYRAAVLADTRAAAAGNPALAGLVESGALVRIPRRRFGPVPAWRPPDFVEPDEVWILGTSHLSPDSVADVERVLRAVQPDNVVVELCRSRAGIMYVSTDSSDEPLLKSNMFSLGGSKFFGAVNRSINLGGQSALALRLLLAVFSSKISSSANRPFGEEFRAARRVSEDIGAQLVLGDRPIEITLERAWKSLTWDQKTKLLISLFRGITSTTDTPQDEKTAVSPYELYEKLSTSYPALSQSLIHERDMFLAWSLKRSKAVNKSKTVVGVVGKGHINGIVYALISDQGDLRFRDLVGRASSDTWVSSLIKGLDTGKYAWRKPIDFEKILMEFPLKPE, encoded by the exons ATGCGCAGCCGACCGGCCACGGCCAGGATGGCAGCGGGGCCCACCCCATCCGCCGCGGCGGCGTCGTTCCGGCCGCcgatcccgccgccgccgccgtgctttGACTACCGGGCGGCCGTGCTCGCCGacacgcgcgccgccgccgcggggaaCCCAGCGCTGGCGGGGCTGGTCGAGTCCGGCGCGCTCGTGCGGATCCCGCGGCGGCGGTTCGGACCGGTCCCGGCGTGGCGCCCGCCGGACTTCGTGGAGCCCGACGAGGTGTGGATCCTCGGCACCTCGCACCTCTCCCCGGACTCCGTCGCCGACGTCGAGCGCGTCCTCCGCGCCGTCCAACCCGACAACGTCGTCGTCGAGCTCTGCCGGAGCAG AGCTGGAATCATGTACGTGTCCACTGATTCTTCCGACGAGCCGCTTTTGAAGTCCAACATGTTCTCTCTTGGTGGCTCCAAGTTCTTCGGTGCAGTCAACAGAAGCATCAACCTGG GTGGTCAGAGCGCCCTTGCTCTGCGTCTGCTCCTCGctgttttttcttctaaaatttCTTCCAGTGCGAACCGGCCGTTTGGAGAAGAG TTCCGGGCAGCTAGGAGGGTGTCTGAAGACATTGGAGCTCAGCTTGTTCTTGGCGATCGCCCGATTGAAATAACT CTTGAACGAGCATGGAAATCCCTTACCTGGGATCAAAAGACAAAGCTACTCATCTCACTGTTCCGCGGAATTACGTCGACAACTGACACGCCA CAGGATGAAAAAACTGCCGTCAGCCCATATGAGTTGTATGAGAAACTTAGCACATCTTATCCTGCACTCTCGCAGTCTCTAATACATGAACGCGACATG TTCCTTGCATGGTCGCTGAAGAGGAGCAAGGCTGTGAACAAGAGCAAAACTGTTGTTGGAGTTGTAGGGAAGGGGCACATTAATGGCATTGTGTACGCGCTGATCTCTGATCAAGGGGATTTGAGATTCCGAGACCTGGTTGGTAGAGCATCATCTGATACATGGGTTAGCTCACTCATCAAGGGCCTG GACactggtaaatatgcttggagaAAACCAATAGATTTTGAGAAAATTCTGATGGAATTTCCTCTGAAACCTGAATGA
- the LOC136501967 gene encoding dehydration-responsive element-binding protein 1I-like has product MARQIKQEPSACCESAASTPQSPPAQHTEDVASPKRPSGRTKFRETRHPVYRGVRRRGSAGGRWRWVCEVRVPGRRGCRIWLGTFAAAEDAARAHDAAMFALRGGHAAAAATRCLNFPDSAWLLDVPSPPPRADNAAGVRRAVALAVEGFLRARSAAEDAMSATSEPSAVANDDGTATETETEASSSSSSSGSDDAREASPFETDMLSDMGAGLYYASLAQGLLMEPPPLDAPCADDDSHCDDLAGVALWSY; this is encoded by the coding sequence ATGGCGCGCCAGATCAAGCAAGAGCCGAGCGCCTGCTGCGAGTCGGCGGCCTCGACGCCGCAGTCGCCGCCGGCGCAGCACACGGAGGACGTCGCCAGCCCCAAGCGCCCCTCGGGGCGCACCAAGTTCCGGGAGACGCGGCACCCGGTGTACCGCGGCGTGCGCCGGCGCGGCAGCGCGGGGGGCCGGTGGCGGTGGGTCTGCGAGGTCCGCGTGCCGGGCCGCCGCGGCTGCAGGATCTGGCTCGGCACCTTCGCCGCCGCGGAGGACGCCGCGCGCGCGCACGACGCCGCCATGTTCGCCCTCCGTGGCGGCCACGCCGCCGCGGCCGCTACGCGGTGCCTCAACTTCCCGGACTCGGCCTGGCTGCTGGacgtgccgtcgccgccgcccagGGCCGACAACGCGGCCGGCGTCCGCCGCGCCGTCGCGCTGGCCGTCGAGGGGTTCCTCCGGGCGCGGTCAGCCGCCGAGGACGCCATGTCCGCCACCTCGGAGCCGTCGGCGGTGGCCAATGATGATGGCACGGCCACGGAGACGGAGACAGaggcgtcctcctcctcgtcgtcgtccggGAGCGACgacgcgcgagaggcctcgccgTTCGAGACGGACATGCTGAGCGATATGGGCGCGGGCTTGTACTACGCCAGCTTAGCGCAGGGGCTGCTCATGGAGCCGCCGCCGTTAGACGCGCCGTGCGCCGACGACGACAGCCACTGTGACGACCTCGCTGGCGTGGCGCTCTGGTCCTACTGA